The following coding sequences lie in one Synechococcus sp. PCC 7336 genomic window:
- a CDS encoding HAMP domain-containing sensor histidine kinase, with product MTIKMPGYFSRFVKLRTKIALGVTITFGVLFGSSYTLYYHFISARVVDNIREHLIDTAEGTAAGIDVEAMLSLYREGERNSEGFSNDLRYQMQLEWFRTIRQLDPIVYPYSYAIGPVENSRRIGETAVQPGKIEIVYLVDSLLIDEPDNGLRFLEPDSPSEFSLQAYHSGETTHRPLYSDEWGSWMSAYVPLKDNDGTVVGILGVDIKADYVARIRRELLKSALFSFFPTYGLTICLVYIFSGRVTRKITSLTHLSEKVADGNYQSSSELSDTGLFPDEINVLAKMLKLMTDAIQDREQRIRKYERTDAEIRYQLAQERELNSLRSRTISTISHELRTPITIIKMASKLLQTRKQELATEKVDSYIERVCLASTRMGEIIDEMLLIESADAEALELELTRVNLKQLCRELLEEVRSFDSKQHNIQLSVHQCGRDLWLDKRLLHHILINLLSNAIKYSPAGSTVYFRVDCSQDMAVFEVKDEGIGIPKEEQPYLFDRFFRANNVDPSGGTGLGLSIAQRCVDLHKGSLHFTSQLNVGSKFTVQIPLSDCEPQSCSLESSSASGVASNSERA from the coding sequence ATGACAATCAAGATGCCGGGATATTTCAGCCGATTTGTCAAGTTGCGAACCAAGATTGCTTTAGGGGTAACCATTACCTTTGGAGTGCTCTTCGGCAGTTCTTATACTCTTTACTATCACTTCATTTCTGCCCGAGTCGTTGACAATATACGGGAGCATCTGATCGATACGGCGGAAGGAACTGCTGCAGGCATCGATGTAGAGGCGATGTTATCTTTGTATCGCGAAGGAGAGCGAAACAGCGAGGGGTTTTCCAACGATCTGAGATACCAAATGCAATTGGAATGGTTTCGCACCATTCGACAACTCGATCCGATTGTCTACCCTTACAGTTATGCGATCGGTCCAGTTGAAAACAGTCGGCGGATCGGAGAAACTGCCGTTCAGCCAGGAAAAATAGAGATTGTTTATCTAGTGGATTCGCTATTAATTGACGAGCCTGACAATGGACTTCGCTTTCTAGAACCCGATTCTCCCTCAGAGTTCTCCCTGCAAGCCTATCATTCGGGAGAGACCACCCACCGACCGCTTTATTCGGATGAATGGGGCAGTTGGATGTCTGCATACGTCCCCCTTAAAGACAACGATGGGACAGTGGTTGGCATACTTGGAGTAGATATCAAAGCCGATTATGTCGCTCGTATCCGCCGGGAATTGCTCAAATCTGCCCTTTTCAGTTTCTTCCCCACCTATGGCCTGACCATCTGCTTAGTCTACATTTTCTCTGGAAGAGTCACTCGAAAAATTACTTCACTCACCCATCTTTCTGAGAAGGTTGCAGATGGCAATTACCAAAGTAGTTCGGAGTTATCGGATACGGGACTCTTTCCAGATGAAATTAATGTCCTGGCAAAAATGCTGAAGCTCATGACTGATGCCATCCAGGATCGAGAACAGCGTATTCGCAAATACGAGCGCACCGATGCCGAGATACGATATCAGCTCGCTCAAGAACGGGAGCTCAATAGTCTCAGATCTCGGACGATCTCAACCATCTCGCACGAACTGAGAACGCCCATTACGATTATTAAGATGGCTAGCAAACTACTGCAGACCCGAAAGCAAGAGCTGGCAACAGAGAAAGTCGATAGCTATATCGAGCGAGTTTGTCTGGCGAGTACTCGCATGGGGGAAATTATTGATGAAATGTTATTGATTGAGAGTGCCGATGCTGAAGCACTCGAACTCGAGCTCACTAGAGTCAATCTCAAACAGCTTTGCCGCGAGCTTTTAGAAGAGGTTCGTTCGTTCGATAGCAAGCAGCATAATATCCAACTGTCGGTGCATCAGTGCGGTCGAGACCTATGGCTCGACAAGCGTTTGCTGCATCATATTCTCATCAATCTACTGTCTAACGCAATCAAATATTCCCCTGCAGGTTCGACGGTCTACTTCAGGGTTGACTGCTCGCAGGATATGGCAGTCTTTGAAGTCAAAGATGAAGGTATTGGAATTCCCAAAGAAGAACAACCCTACCTGTTCGATCGCTTTTTCCGTGCCAACAATGTCGATCCGTCAGGAGGCACGGGCTTGGGCTTGAGCATTGCCCAGAGATGCGTAGACCTTCACAAGGGGAGTCTGCACTTTACGAGTCAACTGAATGTAGGCTCGAAGTTTACCGTCCAGATTCCGCTCTCAGACTGCGAACCGCAGAGCTGCAGCTTGGAATCTTCTAGCGCTTCAGGCGTAGCCTCAAATTCTGAACGAGCCTAA
- the blsG gene encoding arginine 2,3-aminomutase produces MPIRQGLIWGDWRSQLKHSITKLDELKQWVEVSEQEEQAIAASKGKYRWRITPYYASLMDKTDPTCPIRQQAVPQLEEFVPYPGASVDPVGDTHYRKTNRVVHKYPDRCIMLVTDDCAVYCRHCTRKYHTTDVGGTYFERSEALSWEADFDYIASHPEIRDVLLTGGDPLTYDDLRLEFIISRLREIPHVEIVRIGSRYPVLLPQRITDELCQMLEKYHPIWLNTHFNHPKEITPEAAAACDRLLRHGIPVQNQTVLLKGINDDTETMRALCTGLLKIRVRPYYLYHCDNVTGVSHFATSIEKGREIMNNLKGYTTGFAVPEYILTTELGKVPLHEQKVVQTAPSEYIVENYERKVLHWPPVEAEELAVPSPTA; encoded by the coding sequence ATGCCTATTCGCCAGGGATTGATTTGGGGAGATTGGCGATCGCAGCTCAAACATTCCATCACAAAACTCGACGAGCTGAAGCAATGGGTCGAGGTTTCCGAGCAGGAAGAACAGGCGATCGCCGCATCGAAGGGAAAATATCGCTGGCGGATTACCCCCTATTACGCCTCGCTGATGGATAAAACCGACCCCACCTGTCCGATTCGACAGCAGGCCGTCCCGCAATTGGAAGAATTCGTGCCTTATCCAGGTGCTTCTGTCGATCCGGTTGGCGATACCCATTACCGCAAAACCAATCGCGTCGTCCACAAATACCCCGATCGCTGCATCATGCTGGTGACCGACGATTGCGCCGTCTACTGTCGTCACTGCACTCGTAAGTATCACACCACTGACGTTGGGGGCACTTATTTCGAGCGCAGCGAAGCACTCTCCTGGGAAGCAGATTTTGATTACATTGCCAGCCATCCCGAAATTCGAGATGTCCTGCTCACAGGGGGAGACCCGCTCACCTACGACGACCTGCGCTTGGAATTCATCATTTCTCGGCTGCGGGAGATTCCGCATGTCGAGATCGTCCGCATCGGCAGCCGCTATCCCGTGCTGTTACCCCAGCGCATCACAGATGAACTCTGCCAGATGTTAGAGAAATATCATCCCATCTGGCTCAACACCCATTTCAACCATCCCAAAGAGATTACTCCAGAGGCCGCTGCTGCCTGCGATCGCCTGTTGCGACACGGCATTCCCGTACAAAACCAAACTGTACTGCTCAAGGGCATTAACGACGACACAGAAACTATGCGTGCCCTCTGTACTGGATTGCTAAAAATTCGCGTGCGCCCCTATTACCTCTACCATTGCGATAATGTGACAGGAGTCTCTCACTTCGCCACCAGCATCGAAAAGGGTCGCGAAATTATGAATAATCTTAAAGGATACACCACAGGCTTTGCCGTGCCAGAATATATTTTAACAACTGAGTTGGGCAAAGTACCTTTACACGAGCAAAAGGTCGTGCAAACAGCCCCCAGTGAATACATCGTTGAAAATTATGAGAGGAAAGTTCTACACTGGCCCCCTGTGGAGGCAGAGGAATTGGCGGTTCCTTCGCCAACTGCGTAA
- a CDS encoding thioredoxin family protein, protein MALTPSTMLDLGTPAPDFELLEVVSGQSLSLATLPEQPALLVMFICCHCPFVKHVREQLTELGQDYSDRIGIVAISANDVDRHPDDSPQKLKEMAQSLGWSFPVLYDESQEVAKSYTAACTPDFFLFDRDRRLAYRGQLDGSRPSNNIPVTGEDLREAIEALLAKKPVNPTQLPSIGCNIKWKSGNEPTYYGLGG, encoded by the coding sequence ATGGCTCTCACCCCTTCGACCATGCTGGACTTGGGCACCCCCGCCCCCGATTTCGAACTTTTAGAGGTTGTTTCGGGCCAATCCCTGTCACTGGCGACGCTTCCAGAGCAGCCTGCCTTATTGGTGATGTTTATCTGCTGCCACTGTCCGTTTGTCAAACACGTGCGGGAGCAGTTGACCGAGTTGGGGCAGGATTATAGCGATCGCATTGGCATTGTGGCGATTTCTGCGAACGATGTCGATCGCCATCCCGACGATTCGCCCCAAAAGTTGAAGGAGATGGCTCAATCGCTCGGCTGGAGTTTCCCAGTCCTCTACGACGAGAGTCAGGAGGTGGCGAAGAGCTATACTGCCGCCTGCACGCCAGACTTTTTCCTGTTCGATCGCGATCGCCGTTTGGCCTATCGCGGCCAATTGGACGGCAGTCGCCCCAGCAACAATATTCCAGTGACTGGAGAAGATTTGCGCGAGGCGATCGAAGCGCTGCTGGCGAAAAAGCCGGTGAATCCGACGCAGTTGCCCAGTATTGGCTGCAATATCAAGTGGAAATCAGGGAACGAGCCTACCTATTACGGGCTGGGCGGGTAG
- a CDS encoding S-(hydroxymethyl)glutathione dehydrogenase/class III alcohol dehydrogenase yields the protein MDVKAAVAYEAGQPLTLETVQLEGPKEGEVLVEIKATGVCHTDAYTLSGADPEGLFPTILGHEGAGVVVEVGDGVKSLRVGDRVIPLYIPECRNCEYCLSQKTNLCQAIRSTQGRGLMPDGSSRFSTGGKMLHHYMGTSTFANYTVLPEIALAKIRDDAPFDKACLIGCGVTTGLGAVVNTAKVEAGANVVVFGLGGIGLNVIQGCRMVGADKIVGVDLNPAKQALAKKFGMTHFVNPKEVEGDLVPYLVDLTGGGADYSFECIGNVKVMRQALECCHKGWGVSVIIGVAGAGAEISTRPFQLVTGRVWKGTAFGGAKGRRDVPQIVDWYMDGKIDIDSLVTHTMPLEKINDAFDLMHAGKSIRSVVTF from the coding sequence ATGGATGTCAAAGCCGCTGTGGCCTACGAAGCTGGCCAGCCCCTCACCCTCGAAACCGTTCAGCTAGAAGGCCCCAAAGAGGGAGAAGTCTTAGTTGAAATCAAGGCTACCGGAGTTTGCCACACCGATGCCTACACTCTGTCTGGAGCCGATCCCGAAGGACTGTTTCCCACCATCTTGGGCCACGAAGGTGCTGGCGTGGTGGTGGAAGTGGGTGACGGCGTCAAGAGTTTGCGGGTGGGCGATCGCGTCATTCCCCTCTACATTCCCGAATGTCGCAATTGCGAATACTGCCTCAGCCAAAAGACCAATCTGTGTCAGGCAATTCGCAGCACCCAAGGCAGGGGGTTAATGCCAGATGGAAGCAGTCGCTTTTCCACGGGCGGCAAGATGCTGCACCACTATATGGGCACCTCCACCTTCGCCAATTACACCGTGCTACCCGAAATTGCACTGGCTAAAATCCGCGACGATGCCCCATTTGACAAAGCTTGCCTGATTGGATGTGGCGTCACGACTGGGTTGGGGGCAGTGGTGAATACCGCCAAGGTGGAAGCGGGCGCAAATGTGGTGGTGTTTGGCTTGGGGGGAATCGGCCTGAATGTGATTCAGGGGTGTCGCATGGTAGGGGCCGACAAAATTGTGGGGGTGGATCTCAATCCTGCCAAGCAAGCGCTGGCTAAAAAATTTGGCATGACCCATTTTGTCAATCCTAAGGAGGTGGAAGGAGATTTAGTGCCCTATTTGGTGGACTTGACGGGGGGTGGGGCGGATTATAGTTTCGAGTGCATTGGTAATGTGAAGGTGATGCGTCAAGCACTGGAATGTTGCCACAAAGGCTGGGGGGTAAGTGTGATTATTGGCGTGGCGGGTGCGGGGGCAGAAATTTCTACCCGTCCGTTTCAGTTGGTCACCGGTCGCGTTTGGAAGGGGACGGCATTTGGCGGGGCAAAAGGCCGCAGGGATGTGCCTCAAATTGTGGATTGGTACATGGACGGCAAGATCGATATCGATAGTCTGGTTACCCATACGATGCCGTTGGAAAAGATTAACGATGCTTTCGACCTCATGCACGCAGGCAAGTCGATTCGCAGTGTTGTGACCTTTTAA
- a CDS encoding IS4 family transposase → MPVESFEQVCQCIRWYSYRWLIERFHFTLKSGCGIEQLQLQSYERLLKALATYNVVAWRLMWLTYRARLTPQASCELVLQPAEWRLLRRKFVPKSRSQKPPTLQQAMLWIARLGGFLARKGDGNPGLKTLWRGLTKLHHLLEGAQLASQS, encoded by the coding sequence TTGCCAGTTGAGAGCTTCGAGCAGGTCTGTCAGTGCATCCGCTGGTATAGCTACCGCTGGCTGATTGAGCGGTTTCACTTCACCCTCAAAAGTGGCTGTGGCATCGAACAGCTCCAACTGCAAAGCTATGAGCGCTTGCTCAAGGCTCTGGCAACCTACAACGTTGTAGCTTGGCGATTGATGTGGCTGACCTACCGCGCTCGACTCACCCCGCAAGCCTCCTGTGAGCTCGTTTTACAGCCTGCTGAATGGCGGCTGTTACGACGCAAGTTTGTGCCGAAAAGTCGCTCTCAAAAGCCACCCACTCTGCAACAGGCAATGCTGTGGATTGCTCGATTGGGAGGCTTCTTGGCTCGCAAGGGCGATGGCAACCCTGGATTGAAGACGCTTTGGCGAGGGCTGACCAAACTCCACCATTTGCTTGAAGGGGCTCAACTGGCTTCTCAAAGCTAG
- a CDS encoding IS4 family transposase, which produces MQDWVSQEINPIHFADLRHAKRLGQIVTDLSEQPTASVPQASGNASVAQGTYRFWANPKVSTSSILDSHRDGVVRRALTGKTVLAIQDTTDFDFTTHPQTEGLGFINQSHQQGIKVHSCFAVSGEGEPLGLLSQFIWNRKQRRGKKEKRSVTPIEQKESYRWIATLAAVERELAGQEQVVHIGDREADIFELFAHPRADNRELLIRARHNRKLSHELGKFIPTLEQAPVLGAMSLQVQRNPKRAARIAQLQVRAMAVTLEVPSHHLKAASLEPVRLNAIFVEETVPLMMALSRFAGFC; this is translated from the coding sequence ATGCAAGATTGGGTCAGCCAAGAAATCAACCCGATCCACTTCGCCGATTTGCGACATGCAAAGCGGTTGGGGCAGATCGTCACAGACTTGAGTGAGCAGCCCACAGCGAGCGTGCCTCAGGCGAGTGGGAATGCCTCAGTGGCCCAAGGAACCTATCGATTTTGGGCCAACCCGAAGGTGAGCACGAGCAGCATTCTGGACAGTCATCGTGATGGAGTGGTCAGGCGGGCCCTCACGGGCAAGACGGTGCTGGCCATTCAAGACACAACGGATTTCGACTTCACCACTCACCCCCAGACCGAAGGGCTGGGCTTCATCAATCAAAGCCATCAACAGGGAATCAAAGTCCACAGTTGTTTTGCGGTGAGCGGCGAGGGAGAACCCTTAGGTCTGTTGAGTCAATTCATCTGGAATCGCAAACAGCGGCGCGGGAAGAAAGAAAAACGCTCAGTGACTCCCATCGAGCAAAAGGAAAGCTATCGCTGGATAGCAACTCTCGCAGCCGTAGAGCGAGAGCTCGCGGGCCAAGAGCAAGTGGTTCATATTGGCGATCGAGAAGCAGACATCTTCGAACTGTTTGCCCATCCCCGTGCGGACAACAGGGAGTTACTCATCCGCGCAAGGCACAATCGCAAACTTAGCCACGAGCTGGGCAAGTTCATCCCCACCCTCGAACAAGCCCCAGTCTTGGGAGCGATGAGCCTGCAAGTGCAGCGTAATCCCAAGCGAGCGGCCCGCATTGCCCAGTTGCAGGTGCGGGCGATGGCGGTGACGCTGGAGGTGCCATCGCATCACCTCAAAGCCGCGAGCTTAGAGCCCGTGCGCCTCAATGCCATCTTCGTGGAAGAAACCGTCCCCCTGATGATGGCGCTCAGCCGATTCGCTGGTTTCTGCTGA
- the pgeF gene encoding peptidoglycan editing factor PgeF, with protein MLNETDWTWHEADGCRWLTCRLLQDWPHAFSSCHSYPQKADALAPVQLGLPSDRAAWAVQVHGDRLLWTERDRDIGAEADALATETNGDSVWVRSADCVPILIAHPDRVCAIHSGWRGTAAQIAPKAIAAFLERGVAIADLKVALGPAISGSIYQVSREVADRVLQVLPHGDRSDSIPVGAGIPPVTYPDELPDKIRLDLRSAIALQLLTLGVLAEQISISPHCTYRDRHNFFSYRRLQDPPSPVQWSGIGLASS; from the coding sequence ATGCTAAACGAAACTGACTGGACTTGGCACGAAGCAGATGGCTGCCGCTGGCTCACCTGCCGACTCTTGCAGGACTGGCCCCATGCATTTAGCAGTTGCCACAGCTATCCCCAAAAAGCCGACGCGCTGGCACCGGTGCAGTTGGGCTTGCCCAGCGATCGCGCGGCTTGGGCCGTGCAAGTTCACGGCGATCGCCTGTTGTGGACCGAACGCGATCGCGATATCGGAGCTGAAGCCGATGCCCTCGCCACTGAGACAAACGGTGATTCTGTTTGGGTGCGATCGGCAGACTGCGTCCCCATCCTGATTGCCCATCCCGATCGCGTCTGTGCCATCCACTCCGGCTGGCGCGGCACTGCCGCCCAAATTGCGCCTAAAGCCATTGCAGCCTTTTTAGAACGCGGCGTGGCGATCGCCGATCTAAAAGTGGCCTTAGGACCGGCGATTTCCGGCTCTATCTACCAAGTGTCGAGGGAAGTGGCCGATCGCGTTTTGCAGGTTCTCCCTCATGGCGATCGATCCGATTCCATCCCCGTGGGTGCAGGGATTCCCCCCGTCACCTATCCAGATGAATTGCCCGACAAAATTCGGTTAGATCTGCGCTCGGCGATCGCCCTTCAGCTTTTGACCCTGGGGGTTTTGGCAGAACAGATCAGTATTAGCCCCCACTGTACCTACCGCGATCGCCACAACTTTTTCTCTTATCGTCGCCTGCAAGATCCTCCCAGTCCCGTGCAGTGGTCCGGCATTGGGCTGGCGAGCTCCTAG